From Paenarthrobacter sp. A20:
CTTGGCACTCCCCCTTACGTCGGCATCTTCCTGAGCTCACCAGGCACCCTGGTTTAAGGGGTCTTGTCGCTGTGCCCTGCAGCTCGCAAGATGACCGACGGCTTCTGCCATTCCGCGCGCTCCCACTGTGGCCGCGCGGACGTCGACCATTCCCGAAAGAAGCTTTGCCATGCAGAAAATCACTGCCCAACAGATCCGTTCGTCCTTCATCAACGCCAGCCGCTCCGAGGCCGCCAAGCTCAACCTTCCGCGCAACTTCGAAACCCTCGACTGGGACAACCTCGAATTCCTTGGTTGGCGCGACGAGAAAATGCCCCAGCGCGGCTACCTCGTGGTTCCGCACCGGGGCAAGCTCACCGGACTCCTGCTCCGGGCTCCTGAAGGCGGGTCCGGGAAGAGGCGCGTAGTCCTCTGCGAACTGTGCCGCGACGTTTTCTCCAAGGACGACGTTTACCTGTGGGTCGCCAAGAAAGCCGGGCAATCCGGCAAGGACGGCAACACCGTGGGAACACTGATCTGCGCC
This genomic window contains:
- a CDS encoding FBP domain-containing protein produces the protein MQKITAQQIRSSFINASRSEAAKLNLPRNFETLDWDNLEFLGWRDEKMPQRGYLVVPHRGKLTGLLLRAPEGGSGKRRVVLCELCRDVFSKDDVYLWVAKKAGQSGKDGNTVGTLICAEFGCSTNVRKEPPVNEINPDPAAVVVRQIAGLESRTGQFLDRVRAK